One window of the Paenibacillus beijingensis genome contains the following:
- a CDS encoding sugar ABC transporter substrate-binding protein — protein MNKWGKRALLLLAAAMLLVVSACGNSEKKSGNETNTGAAATAAEQTDALKITLGNEKSLEGKKIALVMQFNQGTFSAQYIAGVEEQVKNFGGTVQVFVSDNDLAKMASNLDSAINGGFDAILTDHGTPEALQAGVKKAVDKGIPVVSFDADLNIPGVTVLQQDDQKMAELTLNQLKADIGGKGNIVKIWVAGFAPMERRQIAYKSFLEANPDIKEIAAFGDANNAALNAQTQMEAILKQNPEKGSISAVWASWDEFAKGATRAIQQAGRNEIKVYGIDMSDEDLQLIQDKTGPWVASAAVDPKDIGRVQVRYLYQKLHGDKTEDKVVLNAVNVSRDQLPDEKINTAQLSSYVKEWGSNEQGIADWMVKSGGSAAK, from the coding sequence ATGAACAAATGGGGTAAACGCGCTCTGCTGCTGCTGGCGGCTGCTATGCTGCTGGTCGTTTCGGCGTGCGGAAATTCGGAGAAAAAGTCCGGAAACGAGACAAATACCGGCGCGGCAGCAACCGCAGCCGAGCAGACTGACGCGTTGAAAATAACGCTCGGCAACGAAAAATCGCTTGAAGGCAAAAAGATCGCGCTTGTGATGCAGTTCAACCAAGGCACCTTCTCCGCGCAATATATTGCCGGAGTAGAGGAGCAGGTCAAAAACTTCGGCGGAACCGTTCAAGTGTTCGTTTCGGACAACGACCTTGCCAAAATGGCTTCCAATCTCGATTCGGCGATCAACGGCGGCTTCGACGCCATCCTTACCGACCACGGGACGCCAGAGGCGCTGCAAGCCGGCGTGAAAAAAGCGGTCGACAAAGGAATTCCCGTCGTTTCGTTTGACGCGGATCTGAACATTCCGGGCGTTACCGTGCTGCAGCAGGACGACCAAAAAATGGCCGAGCTGACGCTGAACCAATTGAAAGCGGACATCGGCGGAAAAGGCAATATCGTCAAAATCTGGGTTGCCGGTTTTGCACCGATGGAACGCCGCCAAATCGCATACAAATCGTTTCTGGAAGCTAATCCGGACATTAAAGAAATCGCCGCCTTCGGCGATGCGAACAACGCGGCTTTGAACGCGCAAACGCAAATGGAAGCGATCTTGAAGCAAAATCCGGAAAAAGGCAGCATTTCCGCGGTATGGGCATCGTGGGACGAATTCGCTAAAGGCGCAACACGCGCCATTCAGCAGGCGGGCCGCAATGAAATCAAAGTATACGGCATCGATATGAGCGACGAAGATCTGCAGCTTATTCAAGATAAAACGGGTCCTTGGGTAGCTTCGGCCGCCGTCGATCCGAAAGATATCGGACGCGTGCAAGTCCGCTACCTGTATCAGAAGCTGCACGGCGACAAAACCGAAGACAAAGTCGTTCTGAATGCTGTTAACGTCAGCCGCGATCAGCTGCCTGATGAAAAAATCAACACCGCCCAGCTCAGCAGCTATGTGAAGGAATGGGGCAGCAACGAGCAGGGTATCGCCGATTGGATGGTTAAATCGGGCGGATCCGCAGCGAAATAA
- a CDS encoding 2Fe-2S iron-sulfur cluster-binding protein has protein sequence MTYEVTFLPEGRKVSVRPGMTVLGAARQARIGIRSRCGGKAGCLMCKVDVASGGGTAGDGLSPAGLLEKRKLAGLDSSRTRLACQAKVTGNAVISVPEDPLKAAVRRQLEKAEQDEDDLGW, from the coding sequence TTGACTTATGAAGTTACTTTTTTGCCCGAGGGGCGCAAAGTGTCGGTGCGCCCCGGCATGACGGTGCTGGGCGCGGCCCGTCAGGCGCGTATCGGAATCCGTTCCCGCTGCGGGGGCAAAGCAGGCTGTCTCATGTGCAAAGTCGATGTCGCTTCCGGCGGCGGGACGGCTGGGGACGGACTGTCTCCTGCGGGACTGTTGGAGAAGCGGAAGCTTGCGGGTCTGGACTCCAGCCGCACGCGGCTTGCTTGCCAGGCGAAGGTGACCGGCAACGCGGTCATTTCGGTGCCGGAAGATCCGCTCAAAGCCGCCGTAAGGCGTCAGTTGGAAAAGGCCGAACAGGATGAAGACGATCTCGGATGGTAA
- the cmk gene encoding (d)CMP kinase — protein sequence MSIHRDGADERINIAIDGPAGAGKSTVARTVAAQLGYVYIDTGAMYRAVTLSARRAGIDPLDTAALAAHASGLTITLAPGKEGQLVYLNGEDVTAEIRSRDVNLHVSQVAASEKVRSLLVAKQQELAKDKGVVMDGRDIGSCVLPGAELKVFLTASVKERAQRRFIEAGSALGVTLEQLEKEIAERDRMDEQREFSPLKIAPDAILLDSTSMSINEVADAIVSLSRTKLAEAK from the coding sequence TTGAGTATTCATCGGGATGGCGCAGACGAGCGCATTAACATTGCGATCGACGGACCTGCCGGAGCAGGCAAGAGCACCGTTGCCCGCACCGTTGCCGCGCAGCTCGGTTATGTTTATATCGACACGGGCGCCATGTACCGGGCCGTTACGCTCAGCGCCCGGCGTGCCGGGATTGATCCGCTCGATACGGCTGCTCTGGCGGCTCATGCGTCGGGTCTGACGATAACGCTTGCGCCGGGCAAGGAAGGGCAGCTCGTTTATTTAAACGGGGAGGACGTAACGGCCGAGATCCGTTCCCGCGACGTCAACCTGCATGTGTCCCAGGTTGCCGCCAGCGAAAAGGTGCGTTCGCTGCTTGTCGCCAAACAGCAGGAACTTGCGAAGGATAAAGGTGTCGTCATGGATGGGCGCGACATCGGTTCTTGCGTATTGCCGGGCGCCGAACTGAAAGTTTTTTTGACGGCATCCGTGAAGGAGCGGGCGCAGCGGCGCTTTATTGAAGCGGGCAGCGCGCTGGGCGTTACTCTTGAGCAGCTGGAGAAGGAAATTGCAGAACGTGACAGAATGGACGAGCAGCGGGAATTTTCTCCCTTGAAGATCGCTCCCGATGCCATTCTGCTCGATAGTACGTCGATGTCGATTAATGAAGTGGCCGACGCTATTGTTTCCTTGAGCCGTACTAAATTGGCGGAGGCGAAGTAA
- a CDS encoding YIEGIA family protein, which produces MIFGVSARLLLLRSDYRQYPTHPHGRIIHISLGVIASALGAVAVPALYQKNYTAITFLTLAAQQFRDVRNMERETLTKIDGMELVSRGPTYIEGIAMVFEGRNYLVIMTALLSCLFSTAFNLFFGALIGVISLGIVYKLRSGKPLSHIASIESASVRFDGPDLYVGDMVINNIGLSSNRSIIEQRGIGLIIKPFNANSKATLSNMGQRQAILYDLSTILGVYRDDGEPALMPQAKLDMNDGRLIVLILPQEKDTSKAIEVASRVPVLEAAVRMPTKADVNRKEGAENG; this is translated from the coding sequence ATGATATTCGGCGTTAGTGCAAGGCTACTGCTGCTGCGCTCCGATTACCGTCAATATCCGACACACCCGCACGGCCGCATCATCCATATTTCGCTCGGTGTCATTGCATCGGCACTGGGCGCGGTGGCCGTTCCGGCCCTGTATCAAAAAAATTACACGGCGATCACCTTCCTTACTTTGGCGGCCCAGCAGTTCCGAGATGTGCGCAATATGGAACGGGAAACGTTGACAAAAATCGACGGCATGGAACTTGTTTCACGCGGTCCGACGTATATTGAAGGCATCGCGATGGTTTTTGAAGGGCGCAACTACCTCGTCATTATGACCGCGCTGCTGTCATGTCTGTTCAGTACCGCATTTAACCTGTTCTTCGGCGCTTTGATCGGGGTCATTTCTCTTGGCATCGTGTACAAGCTTCGTTCCGGCAAACCGCTGTCGCATATTGCGTCCATTGAATCGGCATCCGTCCGGTTCGATGGTCCCGACTTGTATGTCGGGGACATGGTCATCAATAATATCGGTCTCTCCAGCAACCGGAGCATTATTGAACAGCGCGGAATCGGGCTGATCATCAAGCCTTTCAATGCCAATAGCAAAGCGACGCTCAGTAACATGGGACAGAGGCAGGCGATTTTGTATGACCTGTCGACGATACTGGGCGTTTACCGCGATGACGGCGAACCGGCGCTGATGCCCCAGGCCAAGCTTGATATGAACGACGGACGGCTCATCGTCCTTATTCTTCCGCAGGAAAAGGATACGTCCAAAGCGATCGAAGTCGCAAGCCGCGTCCCGGTATTGGAGGCGGCCGTAAGAATGCCGACCAAAGCGGATGTAAACCGCAAAGAGGGGGCGGAAAATGGCTAG
- a CDS encoding stage VI sporulation protein F — protein MNKDFSKDVLGAVNKKTGKAISENSVKKLASGVTKDTLHNEAELRKLVKQVAAMAKVPVTEATINDIVKTVKASGVNMGSIESLMKMMLKK, from the coding sequence GTGAATAAAGATTTTTCCAAAGATGTTTTGGGCGCTGTCAACAAAAAAACCGGAAAAGCCATCTCCGAGAACTCAGTGAAGAAGCTTGCCAGCGGCGTGACGAAAGACACGCTTCACAACGAGGCTGAGCTGCGCAAGCTCGTGAAGCAGGTCGCCGCCATGGCTAAAGTTCCTGTGACGGAAGCGACAATCAACGATATCGTGAAGACTGTCAAGGCAAGCGGCGTAAATATGGGCAGCATCGAATCGTTGATGAAGATGATGCTGAAAAAATAA
- a CDS encoding capping complex subunit for YIEGIA → MARIVAVVTSDGGKVAGGVPVFIEKDPAGMEQTAFLLEKIMDANAHDLKNGSIVIVNHKLAPP, encoded by the coding sequence ATGGCTAGAATCGTTGCAGTCGTCACATCCGATGGCGGCAAGGTTGCGGGAGGCGTGCCTGTTTTTATCGAAAAAGATCCGGCCGGAATGGAACAAACCGCTTTTTTGCTGGAAAAGATTATGGATGCGAATGCGCACGATTTGAAGAACGGCTCGATCGTCATCGTCAATCACAAATTGGCGCCTCCTTAA
- a CDS encoding DUF2768 family protein: MDPMTVMWISLVGIGLMVVSAVLITFARLKTKGFLRIVLTIIALGFLMTGFLLGVFSIIV, encoded by the coding sequence ATGGATCCGATGACGGTCATGTGGATCTCGCTCGTCGGCATCGGCCTGATGGTCGTGTCGGCGGTATTGATTACGTTTGCGAGACTAAAAACGAAAGGCTTTCTCAGAATCGTATTGACGATCATTGCGCTTGGATTTCTGATGACCGGTTTTCTGCTCGGCGTATTTTCGATTATCGTATAA
- the rpsA gene encoding 30S ribosomal protein S1, which translates to MSEETKIQDSVEVEQGTEAAAEANETISQDALENIVSIKKGDIVTGTIVKIEDNQATVSLGYKYDGVIPLRELSSVQHDNASELVEIGQEVQLKVVSIDDEKEKLVLSKRQIDSEKAWDSLQSKFENGETLDVIVADVVKGGLVVDLGVRGFIPASMVERHFVEDFSDYKGRTITVKIKELDRENNKVILSAKEVLEEQFEKNKQAIMAALEPGQEIEGTVQRLTPFGAFVDIGGIDGLVHVSEMSYQHVAHPKDVVSEGDKVRVKVLKVDPAAGKISLSIKAAQPGPWESVNGKFNTGDVVTGTVRRLVSFGAFVEIAPGVEGLVHISQIAHRHIATPFEVLKEGQEVKAKILDFNPAEKRVSLSIKETEEAPEAAPRAEKPSRAPKEDLNNPNVSLSNQSMSFTLGERFGDKLSKFK; encoded by the coding sequence ATGTCAGAAGAAACGAAGATTCAGGATTCTGTCGAAGTGGAGCAAGGCACCGAAGCAGCAGCCGAAGCAAACGAAACGATCAGCCAGGATGCGCTGGAAAATATCGTGTCCATTAAGAAGGGCGATATCGTAACCGGCACGATCGTAAAAATCGAAGATAACCAAGCAACTGTTAGCCTTGGATATAAATATGACGGTGTTATTCCTCTTCGCGAGCTTTCGTCGGTACAGCACGACAACGCTTCTGAGCTGGTTGAAATCGGCCAAGAAGTGCAATTGAAAGTGGTCAGCATCGACGACGAGAAAGAGAAGCTCGTTCTTTCCAAACGTCAAATCGACAGCGAGAAAGCATGGGACTCCCTGCAATCCAAGTTTGAAAACGGCGAAACGCTTGACGTTATCGTTGCCGACGTTGTAAAGGGCGGCCTTGTCGTCGACCTCGGCGTTCGCGGCTTTATCCCGGCTTCCATGGTGGAGCGTCATTTCGTGGAAGACTTCAGCGATTACAAAGGCCGTACGATCACGGTGAAAATCAAAGAACTCGACCGCGAAAACAACAAAGTGATTCTTTCGGCGAAAGAAGTGCTGGAAGAGCAGTTCGAGAAAAACAAACAAGCCATTATGGCTGCGCTTGAGCCGGGCCAAGAAATCGAAGGTACGGTTCAACGCCTGACTCCTTTCGGCGCATTCGTTGATATCGGCGGCATTGACGGTCTCGTGCACGTGTCCGAAATGTCTTACCAGCACGTTGCGCATCCGAAGGATGTCGTTTCCGAAGGCGACAAAGTCCGCGTTAAAGTGCTGAAAGTCGATCCGGCCGCAGGCAAAATCAGCCTCAGCATCAAAGCCGCTCAACCGGGTCCATGGGAATCGGTTAACGGCAAGTTCAACACAGGCGATGTTGTAACGGGCACGGTTCGCCGTCTCGTAAGCTTCGGCGCTTTCGTTGAAATCGCTCCTGGCGTAGAAGGACTTGTTCATATTTCGCAAATTGCGCACCGTCATATCGCGACTCCTTTTGAAGTGTTGAAGGAAGGTCAGGAAGTGAAGGCGAAAATTCTCGACTTCAACCCGGCCGAGAAGCGCGTAAGCCTCAGCATTAAGGAAACGGAAGAAGCTCCGGAAGCGGCTCCGCGCGCCGAGAAGCCTTCGCGCGCACCGAAAGAAGACCTGAATAATCCGAACGTAAGCCTCAGCAACCAAAGCATGAGCTTTACGCTTGGAGAGCGTTTCGGCGATAAATTGAGCAAATTCAAGTGA
- a CDS encoding lysophospholipid acyltransferase family protein has translation MVYRICRRLLLVIYGILFRLEAKGLENVPSEGPVILASNHLSNFDPPTVGIKVPRKVHYMAKAELFDVPLLGTLIRNLGAFPVKRGGVSKDSIRGAIALLKDGGVMGIFPEGTRNSKSESGKKGAAMIALRSGATVIPVKVTGTYKLFRKMRVTYGKPVDLTAFIDHPSSYTLEQVTAEIMSAIRKLS, from the coding sequence ATGGTTTACCGTATTTGCCGAAGGCTTCTTTTGGTTATATACGGAATTTTGTTCCGCCTGGAAGCAAAAGGGCTGGAAAACGTTCCATCCGAAGGTCCGGTTATTTTGGCATCGAACCACTTGAGCAATTTCGACCCGCCGACAGTAGGTATCAAAGTGCCGCGCAAAGTGCACTATATGGCGAAGGCCGAGCTGTTCGACGTTCCTCTGTTGGGAACGCTTATCCGCAATTTAGGTGCGTTTCCGGTTAAACGGGGCGGCGTCAGCAAAGATTCGATCCGCGGCGCGATTGCGCTGCTCAAGGACGGCGGCGTGATGGGGATTTTCCCGGAAGGGACGCGCAACAGCAAGTCCGAATCGGGAAAGAAAGGCGCGGCGATGATTGCGCTCCGCAGCGGAGCGACGGTTATACCGGTGAAAGTGACCGGGACATACAAGCTTTTTCGCAAAATGCGTGTTACTTACGGCAAGCCTGTCGATCTTACAGCCTTTATCGACCATCCTTCATCCTATACGCTGGAGCAGGTTACAGCCGAAATTATGAGCGCGATCCGCAAGCTTTCATAA
- the der gene encoding ribosome biogenesis GTPase Der, producing MARPVIAIVGRPNVGKSTIFNRIIGDRLAIVEDKPGVTRDRLYGTGEWNGRAFNIVDTGGIEIEGEDEIMKSVRMQAELAIEEADVIIFMVDAKSGLTLADEEVAHILFRSHKPVVVAVNKVDNQGRADDVYEFYGLGFGEPIGISGSHGTGIGDLLDAAVGKLPEIEEDPYDEDVIRVALIGRPNVGKSSLVNALLGEERVIVSDVAGTTRDAIDTPFERDGQRYVLIDTAGMRKRGKVYESTEKYSVMRALKAIERADVVLIVINGEEGIIEQDKHIAGYAHEAGRACIFVVNKWDVVEKDDKTMQQFTQKIREQFLFMTYAPIVFLSARTKQRLHKLLPVVNHVSEQHAMRIQTHLLNDVVADAVAINPPPTDKGKRLRINYVTQVSVRPPTIVIFVNAPEIMHFSYERYLENKIRAAFDFEGTPVRLFTRRKSEED from the coding sequence ATGGCAAGACCCGTTATCGCCATCGTAGGAAGGCCGAATGTGGGAAAATCAACGATTTTTAATAGGATAATCGGTGACCGGCTGGCAATTGTAGAAGATAAACCGGGCGTAACGCGGGACCGTCTTTACGGAACCGGGGAATGGAACGGCCGGGCATTTAACATCGTGGACACCGGCGGCATCGAGATTGAAGGCGAAGATGAAATTATGAAGTCGGTCCGGATGCAGGCGGAATTGGCCATTGAAGAAGCGGACGTCATCATTTTCATGGTCGATGCAAAATCCGGCTTGACGCTGGCTGACGAGGAAGTGGCGCATATTTTGTTCCGCTCGCACAAGCCTGTCGTCGTAGCCGTCAACAAAGTGGACAACCAGGGCCGCGCTGACGATGTGTACGAATTTTACGGCCTCGGGTTCGGAGAGCCGATCGGCATTTCGGGATCGCACGGTACCGGCATTGGAGATCTGCTGGACGCGGCAGTCGGGAAGCTTCCGGAAATCGAAGAGGATCCGTACGATGAGGACGTGATCCGCGTCGCTCTGATCGGCAGGCCGAACGTCGGCAAGTCTTCGCTTGTGAACGCATTGCTCGGCGAAGAGCGCGTGATCGTCAGTGACGTCGCCGGCACGACGCGCGACGCGATCGATACGCCCTTTGAACGGGATGGCCAGCGTTACGTGCTCATTGATACGGCGGGCATGCGCAAGCGCGGCAAAGTGTACGAGTCGACGGAGAAATACAGCGTCATGCGTGCGCTCAAAGCGATTGAACGCGCGGACGTCGTGCTTATCGTAATCAACGGCGAAGAAGGCATCATCGAGCAGGATAAACATATTGCCGGATATGCGCATGAAGCGGGACGCGCCTGTATTTTTGTCGTGAACAAATGGGATGTCGTCGAGAAGGACGACAAGACGATGCAGCAGTTCACGCAAAAGATCCGCGAACAATTTCTGTTTATGACTTATGCGCCGATCGTATTTTTGTCCGCGAGAACGAAGCAGCGTCTGCATAAGCTGCTGCCGGTCGTCAATCACGTCTCGGAGCAGCATGCGATGCGCATTCAGACGCATCTGCTCAACGACGTGGTGGCGGACGCGGTTGCGATCAACCCGCCTCCGACCGACAAAGGCAAGCGGCTGCGCATCAACTATGTGACGCAAGTGTCGGTACGGCCGCCGACGATTGTCATTTTCGTCAACGCGCCGGAAATCATGCATTTCTCGTATGAGCGGTATTTGGAAAACAAAATCAGGGCGGCGTTTGACTTCGAAGGAACGCCAGTCCGCTTGTTTACGCGCCGCAAATCGGAAGAAGATTAG
- a CDS encoding NAD(P)H-dependent glycerol-3-phosphate dehydrogenase has product MPVNSKRHAEGNKAAVLVAGSWGTALAAVLADNGYEVSIWTRNASQADEINVRHTNTRFLPKAVLPAAVTATTDMEAALRGAALALFAAPSSAMRAVAQSASRYLENDTLVIHAAKGFEAESLKRMSTVLSEELDRPQAEIVVLSGPSHAEEVVERKPTTVVVAAESQEAAEKAQDALINTDFRVYTNSDVVGVEVAGAIKNIIALGAGLSDGLGFGDNAKAALLTRGLAEIGRLGAAMGANPLTFAGLAGVGDLIVTCTSPHSRNWRAGSLIAAGGTLEEVLQKMGMVVEGVRTTRAAHLLAERYEVEMPITEQLFQVLFENKSPRAAVEDLMGRTRTNEI; this is encoded by the coding sequence ATGCCGGTAAATTCAAAGCGTCATGCCGAGGGCAATAAGGCGGCAGTACTTGTTGCGGGCAGCTGGGGAACGGCGCTTGCAGCCGTTCTGGCCGATAACGGATATGAAGTCAGCATTTGGACGCGCAACGCCTCTCAGGCGGATGAAATCAACGTCCGGCATACGAATACCCGGTTTTTGCCGAAAGCGGTTCTGCCTGCAGCGGTAACGGCAACAACCGATATGGAAGCGGCGCTGCGCGGAGCGGCGCTGGCGCTGTTTGCGGCCCCTTCGTCCGCCATGCGGGCGGTGGCGCAGTCGGCATCCCGTTATTTGGAGAACGACACGCTGGTCATTCATGCCGCCAAAGGATTCGAAGCGGAAAGTCTGAAGCGGATGTCGACCGTTCTGTCCGAAGAGCTTGACCGTCCTCAGGCGGAAATCGTCGTGCTTTCCGGTCCGAGCCATGCGGAGGAGGTTGTGGAGCGCAAGCCGACGACGGTCGTCGTCGCCGCCGAGTCGCAGGAAGCGGCGGAGAAAGCCCAGGATGCGCTCATTAATACCGATTTCCGCGTTTATACGAACAGCGATGTCGTCGGCGTCGAAGTTGCCGGCGCCATTAAAAATATTATTGCGCTCGGAGCCGGACTCTCCGACGGTCTCGGATTCGGCGACAATGCGAAAGCGGCGCTGCTGACGCGCGGCTTGGCGGAAATTGGCCGGCTCGGAGCCGCAATGGGCGCGAACCCGCTAACATTTGCCGGTCTGGCAGGCGTCGGAGATCTGATCGTCACCTGCACCAGCCCGCACAGCAGAAACTGGCGGGCGGGCTCGCTCATTGCCGCCGGCGGTACGCTGGAAGAAGTGCTGCAAAAGATGGGCATGGTTGTGGAAGGGGTCCGGACGACGCGCGCTGCCCATCTATTGGCGGAGCGTTATGAAGTAGAGATGCCGATTACCGAGCAGCTGTTCCAGGTTTTGTTCGAAAACAAATCGCCGCGGGCGGCCGTCGAAGATTTAATGGGACGGACCCGTACCAACGAGATATAA
- the plsY gene encoding glycerol-3-phosphate 1-O-acyltransferase PlsY, which produces MLSFAVVIISYLLGSISFSIVAARLLKGIDIRQHGSGNAGATNTLRVLGKGPGITVFVLDILKGVAAVLLGRWLVPDSEWVPALCGLAAIVGHNWPVYFRFKGGKGIATMVGIMLTLAFLPGLYAGIAAIAVIALTRYVSLGSLVFSVLAPAFILMMNLSLPLFWISLILCAFAFIRHRTNIVKLVQGRENKLGAKKGA; this is translated from the coding sequence TTGCTGTCATTCGCGGTTGTTATCATCAGTTATTTGCTCGGTTCCATTTCATTCAGCATTGTTGCCGCCCGTTTATTGAAAGGCATCGACATTCGGCAGCACGGCAGCGGAAACGCCGGCGCCACCAATACGCTGCGGGTGCTTGGTAAAGGTCCGGGCATAACGGTTTTTGTGCTCGATATTTTAAAGGGCGTCGCGGCGGTGCTGCTCGGCCGCTGGCTTGTGCCGGATTCGGAATGGGTGCCCGCGCTATGCGGATTGGCCGCTATCGTCGGCCATAACTGGCCGGTATACTTCCGCTTTAAGGGCGGCAAAGGGATCGCCACCATGGTCGGCATTATGCTGACGCTGGCGTTTCTTCCGGGACTGTATGCCGGAATCGCCGCGATTGCCGTTATTGCGCTGACCCGTTATGTTTCGCTCGGCTCGCTTGTATTTTCGGTTTTGGCGCCGGCATTTATTCTCATGATGAATTTATCGCTACCGCTGTTTTGGATTAGCCTCATTCTGTGCGCGTTTGCCTTTATCCGCCACCGCACCAATATCGTCAAGCTGGTTCAAGGACGGGAAAACAAGCTTGGCGCCAAGAAAGGGGCGTAA
- the spoIVA gene encoding stage IV sporulation protein A, with amino-acid sequence MEKIDIFKDIAERTGGDIYLGVVGAVRTGKSTFIKRFMETVVLPNITSDVDRVRAIDELPQSAAGKTIMTTEPKFVPNQAVRIKVAEGLEVNVRLVDCVGYAVEGAKGYEDENGPRMITTPWFEEPIPFQEAAEIGTRKVIQEHSTLGVVVTTDGTIAEIPRSSYVEAEERVIAELKEVGKPFVLIINSTKPRSEDTLQLRSELQNKYDIPVMTLSAASMGEEEVMSVLREVLYEFPVHEVNVNLPSWVMVLNENHWLRSNYENSVRDTVKDIRRLRDVDRVVSQFMEFDFIARAGLSDMNMGQGVAEIDLYAPDELYDQILMEVVGVEIRGKDHLLQLMQDFTHAKREYDRFADALEMVKTTGYGIAAPTLAEMALDEPELIRQGSRFGVRLKATAPSIHMIRVDVESEFAPIIGTEKQSEELVRYLMQDFENDPIKVWDSDMFGRSLHSIVREGIQGKIAMMPDNARYKLQETLGRIINEGSGGLIAIIL; translated from the coding sequence GTGGAGAAAATTGACATTTTCAAGGACATTGCCGAACGCACGGGCGGTGATATATACCTTGGCGTTGTCGGCGCGGTCCGGACGGGGAAATCGACGTTCATCAAACGCTTTATGGAGACAGTTGTGCTTCCCAATATTACGAGCGATGTAGACCGTGTCCGGGCGATTGACGAGCTGCCGCAAAGCGCTGCCGGCAAAACGATTATGACGACGGAGCCGAAATTCGTGCCGAATCAGGCGGTCCGGATCAAGGTTGCCGAAGGACTCGAAGTGAACGTGCGCCTCGTCGATTGCGTCGGCTATGCCGTTGAAGGCGCCAAAGGCTACGAGGACGAGAACGGTCCGCGCATGATTACAACCCCTTGGTTCGAGGAGCCGATCCCATTCCAGGAAGCGGCCGAGATCGGTACGCGCAAAGTGATCCAGGAGCATTCGACGCTTGGCGTCGTGGTGACGACGGACGGCACGATTGCCGAAATTCCGCGCAGCTCCTACGTCGAGGCGGAAGAGCGGGTCATTGCCGAGCTGAAGGAAGTCGGCAAGCCGTTCGTGCTGATTATCAACTCAACGAAGCCGCGCAGCGAAGATACGCTTCAGCTGCGCAGCGAGCTGCAGAATAAATATGATATTCCGGTCATGACGCTCAGCGCGGCGAGCATGGGCGAAGAAGAAGTGATGTCCGTCCTGCGCGAAGTGCTCTACGAATTTCCGGTCCATGAAGTCAACGTCAATCTTCCGAGCTGGGTCATGGTGCTGAACGAAAATCACTGGCTGCGCAGCAATTATGAAAATTCGGTCCGGGATACGGTAAAAGATATCCGCCGCCTGCGGGATGTGGACAGGGTTGTATCCCAATTTATGGAATTTGACTTTATCGCCAGGGCCGGATTAAGCGATATGAATATGGGCCAAGGGGTTGCCGAGATTGATTTGTACGCGCCCGACGAGCTGTACGACCAAATCCTGATGGAAGTGGTCGGAGTCGAAATAAGGGGCAAAGACCACCTGCTGCAGCTGATGCAGGACTTCACCCATGCGAAGCGGGAGTATGACCGGTTTGCCGACGCGCTCGAAATGGTCAAAACGACCGGGTACGGCATCGCCGCCCCGACACTGGCGGAAATGGCGCTTGACGAGCCGGAGCTGATCCGGCAGGGCTCGCGCTTCGGAGTCCGGCTGAAGGCGACCGCGCCGTCCATTCATATGATCCGCGTTGACGTGGAATCGGAATTCGCGCCGATCATCGGCACGGAAAAGCAAAGCGAGGAGCTTGTGCGCTACTTGATGCAGGACTTCGAAAACGATCCGATCAAAGTGTGGGATTCCGACATGTTCGGCCGCTCGCTTCATTCGATCGTCCGCGAAGGCATACAAGGAAAAATCGCCATGATGCCCGACAATGCGCGTTATAAGCTGCAGGAAACGCTGGGACGGATTATTAACGAAGGCTCCGGCGGGCTGATCGCCATCATTTTATAA